From Corvus moneduloides isolate bCorMon1 chromosome 2, bCorMon1.pri, whole genome shotgun sequence, one genomic window encodes:
- the USP16 gene encoding ubiquitin carboxyl-terminal hydrolase 16 isoform X5, with protein MQNLSQTPVLRELLKEAKMPGTTVKIESPELCMEPQLIKLDQPGPLTLAMHQFVTEMQETKKGVVTPKELFAQVCKKAIRFKGYQQQDSHELLRYLLDGMRTEEIQQISVGILKAMSDSNKENEEELKKKIKEYEKKNGIRSFVDRIFGGELTSTIMCEECRTVSLVHEPFLDLSLPILDVQKVKITKRENIKENKEKESEDEEDKINDHYLKQKDEPPGTSKHLQKKVKKQARKQAKSQRRQQKLQGKMLHLSDLCATEQPEIDVEYKQESETEMSSETLDKKQEEESSHECKDHCLTQKDLSIQGNSTEIQSRHENTGKPEQECEENESLTDLSVEGLDSPMKFVNGLDNLSLKEEDDDNEDEEELAIDFSKLHLGASESDMSTMDGLQPAPSKTCEVSTDDPETAFCTLANREELNPEEGSIHHCLYQFTRNETLTETNKLLCDVCTQRHCGPKNNIKSEKKFVYTNAKKQMLISLAPPILTLHLKRFQHAGFNLRKVNRHIKFPEVIDLAPFCTAKCKNVAEGNTKVLYSLYGVVEHSGTMRFGHYTAYVKMRAMNTHLSDLVLRGQSQALETEPVKGQWFHISDTHVQPVSVSKVLSSQAYLLFYERLL; from the exons ATGCAG AATTTATCACAAACTCCAGTCCTGAGGGAGCTGCTTAAAGAAGCTAAAATGCCTGGCACAACAGTTAAAATTGAGTCACCTGAGCTATGCATG GAACCTCAGCTAATAAAACTAGATCAGCCAGGTCCTTTAACACTAGCCATGCATCAGTTCGTGACAGAAAtgcaagagacaaaaaaagggGTAGTGACTCCTAAGGAACTTTTTGCTCAGGTTTGTAAAAA AGCAATACGATTTAAAGGTTATCAGCAGCAAGACAGTCATGAATTGCTTCGCTACTTACTTGATGGAATGAGAACAGAAGAAATTCAG cAAATAAGTGTTGGAATACTAAAGGCGATGAGTGACTctaacaaagaaaatgaagaagaacttaaaaagaaaattaaag aatatgaaaagaaaaatggaatacGAAGTTTTGTAGATCGAATCTTTGGTGGAGAATTAACCAGCACAATTATGTGTGAGGAATGCAGAACT GTATCCTTGGTCCATGAGCCTTTCCTTGATTTGTCACTTCCCATACTAGATGTTCAG aaagtgaaaattacaaagagagaaaacattaaagaaaacaaagaaaaggagtcCGAAGATGAAGAGGATAAAATCAATGACCATTACCTTAAGCAGAAGGATGAGCCCCCTGGTACAAGTAAGCACCTtcagaaaaaagtgaagaaacagGCCAGAAAACAAGCCAAG AGCCAGCGCCGGCAGCAAAAACTTCAAGGAAAGATGCTTCACTTGTCAGATCTCTGTGCAACTGAACAGCCAGAGATAGATGTTGAGTACAAGCAAGAATCAGAGACTGAAATGAGCTCTGAAACTCTTGATAAGAAGCAAGAAGAGGAATCATCACATGAGTGCAAAGATCACTGCTTAACTCAGAAAGACTTGAGTATACAGGGAAATAGTACAGAAATTCAGAGCAGGCatgaaaatacaggaaagcCAGAACAAGAGTGTGAAGAAAACGAGTCTCTCACGGATCTCTCTGTGGAAGGCTTAGATTCTCCTATGAAGTTTGTCAATGGCCTTGACAACCTGTCTTTGAAAGAGGAGGATGAtgacaatgaagatgaggaagagctTGCTATAGACTTTTCAAAACTCCACTTGGGTGCCAGTGAATCTGACATGAGCACCATGGATGGCCTTCAGCCTGCTCCTAGCAAGACGTGCGAAGTATCTACAGATGACCCTGAAACAGCATTTTGTACTCTGGCAAACAGGGAAGAGCTGAACCCAGAGGAAGGTTCAATCCATCACTGTTTGTATCAATTTACCCGTAATGAAACACTTACTGAGACCAATAAACTACTGTGTGATGTGTGTACACAAAGGCATTGTGGACCAAAGAACAACATAAAAA gtGAAAAGAAGTTTGTTTATACTAATGCCAAAAAGCAGATGCTCATCTCTCTAGCTCCTCCAATTTTAACCCTTCACTTAAAGAGGTTTCAGCAT GCTGGATTTAATCTGCGGAAGGTTAACAGGCATATCAAGTTCCCAGAAGTGATAGACTTGGCTCCTTTCTGTACAGCTAAATGTAAA AATGTGGCTGAAGGGAATACAAAGGTCTTGTACTCTCTCTATGGAGTTGTTGAACACAGCGGAACAATGAGGTTTGGGCACTACACTGCCTATGTTAAAATGAGAGCTATGAACACCCACCTCTCTGATCTTGTCCTTCGAGGACAATCTCAAG cttTAGAAACTGAGCCAGTCAAAGGTCAGTGGTTCCACATCAGCGATACACACGTACAACCTGTCTCTGTGTCCAAAGTGCTGAGCTCCCAAGCCTATCTTCTGTTCTATGAGAGGCTGCTGTAA